The Miscanthus floridulus cultivar M001 chromosome 7, ASM1932011v1, whole genome shotgun sequence genome includes a region encoding these proteins:
- the LOC136464680 gene encoding uncharacterized protein isoform X1, whose protein sequence is MPRASGISNPPAAAAAASSRNVSRIAGHSGPSCSAPAYQLFRPVTRSMTLGSDPIVASPGFKAGGSASTSTRSTSDASFSTQLAASRPTATHARTPLKVTSSGWKPLTQPVALNEERKCASLTINPTAKRSRVASSRAVKDSINHSASKANSNVGSGKKYRDEEIVSLGDQSDGAVMPSPTKKLQICNGLSDAPSIRKSTIRILGVKGAALPPTGKSQIETGKSFANAPAEVISASTNEISQSENAAVPSLAQQLQPDTAKNSSVTMHIHETSKVNQLAATVATLPRSILQNDYNKKPSNVPIMANQASGLAGATAPLITPKLEIGNMKDSYNPLSNPAYTRALLIKQQEQLLQQFKLGSSQQQPQEQQLYIKGPALFENDDPPPVEPLGTRCQLCKLDIAFRPQGDAGRDANAPPVVAVLACHHVFHSRCIESVYGLAEPAECLACLEPGAAH, encoded by the exons ATGCCGCGCGCCTCAGGGATCTCGAATCccccggcggccgccgccgccgcatcctCCAGGAATG TGAGCAGAATTGCTGGACACTCTGGCCCATCTTGCAGTGCACCTGCGTATCAGTTGTTTCGCCCTGTTACTCGTTCTATGACCCTTGGGTCTGATCCTATCGTGGCTTCACCTGGTTTCAAGGCAGGAGGATCTGCTAGCACAAGCACAAGAAGTACTTCAGATGCTTCTTTTAGCACTCAGTTAGCTGCTTCACGACCAACTGCCACTCATGCCCGGACCCCTCTAAAAGTGACTTCATCTGGTTGGAAGCCTCTTACTCAACCTGTTGCTCTGAATGAAGAGAGGAAATGTGCAAGCCTTACAATCAACCCTACTGCTAAGCGTTCCAGAGTTGCTTCTTCCCGAGCTGTCAAAGATTCAATCAACCATTCAGCTTCAAAAGCTAACTCAAACGTTGGCAGTG GCAAGAAGTACAGAGATGAAGAAATTGTGAGCCTGGGCGATCAGTCAGATGGAGCTGTCATGCCATCTCCCACAAAGAAGCTACAGATATGCAACGGCCTTTCAGATGCACCTTCAATAAGGAAATCAACTATCAGAATCCTGGGTGTTAAGGGAGCTGCTCTACCACCCACAGGGAAATCTCAAATCGAAACTGGGAAAAGCTTTGCTAATGCTCCAGCAGAAGTGATTTCTGCTAGTACAAATGAGATCAGTCAGTCAGAAAATGCAGCTGTCCCATCGCTTGCACAGCAATTGCAACCTGACACTGCAAAGAACTCCAGTGTCACCATGCATATCCATGAAACAAGTAAAGTCAATCAGTTGGCTGCTACAGTTGCTACATTACCAAGGTCGATCCTTCAAAATGATTACAATAAGAAGCCTTCCAATGTACCAATAATGGCTAACCAGGCTAGTGGGTTGGCTGGTGCGACTGCTCCCTTGATTACACCAAAGTTAGAAATCGGAAACATGAAGGACAGTTACAATCCTCTCTCAAATCCTGCTTACACAAGGGCGCTTTTAATCAAGCAGCAAGAGCAGCTGCTTCAGCAATTTAAATTGGGTAGTTCACAGCAGCAGCCGCAGGAACAGCAGCTCTACATAAAAGGGCCAG CTCTGTTTGAGAATGATGACCCGCCACCGGTTGAGCCGCTGGGAACAAGGTGCCAGCTCTGCAAGCTTGATATTGCTTTCCGGCCACAAGGGGATGCTGGCCGTGATGCCAATGCTCCTCCAGTCGTTGCGGTTCTGGCATGCCACCATGTGTTCCACAGCAGGTGCATTGAATCTGTTTACGGACTCGCTGAGCCTGCCGAGTGTCTTGCCTGCCTGGAGCCTGGGGCAGCGCACTGA
- the LOC136467899 gene encoding uncharacterized protein isoform X2: MVQLPSFGKRRAEPATAATVKAEMEIFGYGDGAPHKRVKLPPPPPPRPPQDLSCDVLDEPSPLGLRLRKSPSLLDLIQMKLSQAKSAGEQFDVHNNVSDTPMKKEVRSGAPAAGERLKASNFPANVLRIGSWEYISHYEGDLVAKCYFAKHKLVWEVLHDGLKSKIEIQWSDIIALKATCLDNEQEGILDLVLARPPLFFKETGPQPRKHTQWQAASDFTDGQASFNRRHTLQCPSSLLSKNFEKLIQCDQRLHELSQQPDAVLQTPSFEPKRSIFENPNESKCIDLNGLKYEHEATLPKFTDPVSTCVFSSLSKNVGQPINIGFGAGDFEGTVSEEPKNCNQWNQFKAPELKASISVEDLVNHLGNCKADQRSVGDPPLTINDGKTKEVLEDLVQYLFSDTQSLPASDDKYLMARVDSLYSLLEKDTVPATMRKPECSDDIGINQVDSDGFEEELNSSLAGAKEPLTISRNDSFGELLLNLPPVASIPQFLFNIAENSDK; the protein is encoded by the exons ATGGTGCAGCTTCCGAGCTTCGGGAAGCGGCGCGCCGAGCCGGCCACGGCGGCGACCGTCAAGGCGGAGATGGAGATTTTCGGCTACGGTGATGGTGCTCCGCACAAGCGCGTCAaactgccgccaccgccgccgccgcggccgcctcag GACCTGTCCTGTGATGTGCTTGATGAACCTAGCCCATTGGGTCTGCGACTAAGAAAAAGTCCATCTCTGCTGGACCTTATTCAGATGAAGCTTTCTCAGGCAAAATCTGCTGGCGAACAGTTTGATGTGCACAACAATGTTTCTGATACACCCATGAAGAAAGAGGTTAGATCTGGGGCTCCTGCAGCTGGTGAACGACTGAAAGCTTCAAATTTTCCTGCAAATGTTTTGAGAATTGGTAGTTGGGAG TACATTTCACACTATGAAGGTGACTTGGTCGCAAAGTGCTACTTTGCAAAGCATAAGCTTGTTTGGGAGGTCCTACATGATGGTCTCAAGAGTAAGATAGAAATTCAGTGGTCAGATATTATTGCTTTGAAGGCAACCTGCCTAGATAATGAACAAGAAGGGATCTTAGATCTAGTG TTGGCTCGCCCACCCCTTTTCTTCAAAGAGACTggtcctcagccaaggaaacatACACAATGGCAGGCTGCGTCAGATTTTACTGATGGACAGGCAAGCTTCAACAG GAGACATACCTTGCAGTGCCCCTCAAGTTTGTTAAGCAAGAATTTTGAAAAGCTCATTCAATGTGATCAACGTCTACATGAATTGAGCCAGCAGCCAGATGCCGTATTGCAAACTCCAAGTTTTGAACCTAAGCGATCTATTTTTGAAAATCCAAATGAATCAAAATGCATTGATCTCAATGGCTTGAAGTATGAACATGAAGCTACTTTGCCCAAGTTCACTGATCCCGTCTCAACATGTGTCTTTTCATCACTCTCCAAGAATGTTGGACAACCAATAAACATAG GATTTGGTGCTGGAGATTTTGAGGGCACTGTTTCTGAGGAACCAAAGAATTGCAATCAGTGGAATCAATTCAAAGCGCCTGAATTGAAGGCATCCATATCTGTGGAGGATTTGGTTAACCATCTAGGTAACTGCAAAGCTGATCAAAGGAGTGTAGGTGATCCTCCTTTGACCATTAATGATGGAAAAACCAAAGAAGTGTTGGAAGATCTTGTTCAATACCTTTTCAGCGATACACAGAGTCTGCCAGCCTCAGATGATAAATATTTGATGGCAAGGGTTGACTCCCTTTACTCTTTGCTTGAGAAAGACACGGTGCCAGCCACCATGCGCAAGCCTGAATGCAGTGATGACATAGGCATAAACCAAGTGGATTCTGATGGCTTTGAGGAGGAGCTCAACTCATCACTTGCAGGAGCCAAAGAACCACTCACCATTTCCAGAAATGATTCTTTCGGGGAGCTGCTGCTTAACCTTCCCCCAGTAGCTTCTATTCCACAGTTCTTGTTCAACATAGCCGAAAATTCTGATAAATAA
- the LOC136467900 gene encoding protein HEADING DATE REPRESSOR 1-like has translation MPRPRSVNRREKYAVSAIVTSLRSKNQANDDQDDTAKKRECLPRRPPPLALQTAHIHPSVSPEPQDNATNKTQRARGRGEKRRARGAATRSRRKEPQLAWSQEAEGAREQPGMEEPVPADPPRIFWKSRRSANGRSLQQEPDKDATEETNEQAQEEPMKTDDATDTTAIAEDVQPNPKANLSEKRKALFEPLEPINGKHSAEMLLPPPDFEPASYPKGWLVGKKRKLVNVDVVESMRRIAIQEMNRKDREINGLNEQLEEDSRVLELLQKQLADERKKRAETEKENSMLHEQVTMLMNMLDENEGFDDDGEAPPPDSFD, from the exons ATGCCCCGCCCCCGATCCGTCAACCGACGGGAGAAGTACGCCGTTTCCGCCATCGTTACGTCCCTCAGAAGCAAAAACCAAGCCAACGACGACCAGGACGACACGGCCAAGAAACGGGAGTGTCTTCCAAGGCGACCGCCCCCTCTCGCACTCCAAACAGCACACATCCATCCATCCGTCAGCCCAGAGCCACAAGATAACGCAACCAACAAGACACAGCGAGCGAGAGGGCGGGGAGAAAAGAGGAGAGCGCGCGGCGCGGCAACCAGGTCCAGGAGAAAGGAACCCCAGCTAGCCTGGAGCCAAGAAGCCGAG GGAGCGAGGGAGCAGCCAGGCATGGAGGAGCCCGTTCCGGCTGACCCCCCCAGGATTTTctggaagtcaaggagatcag CCAATGGCCGGAGCTTGCAACAAGAACCTGACAAAGATGCTACCGAAGAAACTAATGAGCAGGCTCAAGAGGAACCCATGAAGACCGACGATGCAACAGATACAACAGCTATAGCTGAGGATGTACAACCAAACCCAAAAGCTAACTTGTCTGAGAAGCGGAAGGCTCTCTTTGAGCCTCTCGAGCCGATCAACGGCAAGCACAGTGCTGAAATGCTGCTTCCACCACCGGACTTTGAGCCCGCATCATATCCAAAGGGATGGCTGGTGGGCAAGAAACGCAAGCTCGTCAATGTAGATGTTGTGGAGAGCATGAGGAGGATTGCAATCCAAGAAATGAACAGAAAG GACCGTGAGATCAATGGACTGAACGAGCAGTTAGAGGAAGACTCCCGTGTGCTGGAGCTTCTACAGAAGCAGCTTGCCGATGAGCGCAAGAAGCGGGCAGAGACTGAGAAGGAAAATTCTATGCTTCATGAGCAGGTGACCATGCTGATGAACATGCTGGACGAAAATGAGGGTTTTGATGATGACGGAGAAGCTCCGCCGCCCGATTCCTTTGATTAA
- the LOC136464680 gene encoding uncharacterized protein isoform X2 translates to MTLGSDPIVASPGFKAGGSASTSTRSTSDASFSTQLAASRPTATHARTPLKVTSSGWKPLTQPVALNEERKCASLTINPTAKRSRVASSRAVKDSINHSASKANSNVGSGKKYRDEEIVSLGDQSDGAVMPSPTKKLQICNGLSDAPSIRKSTIRILGVKGAALPPTGKSQIETGKSFANAPAEVISASTNEISQSENAAVPSLAQQLQPDTAKNSSVTMHIHETSKVNQLAATVATLPRSILQNDYNKKPSNVPIMANQASGLAGATAPLITPKLEIGNMKDSYNPLSNPAYTRALLIKQQEQLLQQFKLGSSQQQPQEQQLYIKGPALFENDDPPPVEPLGTRCQLCKLDIAFRPQGDAGRDANAPPVVAVLACHHVFHSRCIESVYGLAEPAECLACLEPGAAH, encoded by the exons ATGACCCTTGGGTCTGATCCTATCGTGGCTTCACCTGGTTTCAAGGCAGGAGGATCTGCTAGCACAAGCACAAGAAGTACTTCAGATGCTTCTTTTAGCACTCAGTTAGCTGCTTCACGACCAACTGCCACTCATGCCCGGACCCCTCTAAAAGTGACTTCATCTGGTTGGAAGCCTCTTACTCAACCTGTTGCTCTGAATGAAGAGAGGAAATGTGCAAGCCTTACAATCAACCCTACTGCTAAGCGTTCCAGAGTTGCTTCTTCCCGAGCTGTCAAAGATTCAATCAACCATTCAGCTTCAAAAGCTAACTCAAACGTTGGCAGTG GCAAGAAGTACAGAGATGAAGAAATTGTGAGCCTGGGCGATCAGTCAGATGGAGCTGTCATGCCATCTCCCACAAAGAAGCTACAGATATGCAACGGCCTTTCAGATGCACCTTCAATAAGGAAATCAACTATCAGAATCCTGGGTGTTAAGGGAGCTGCTCTACCACCCACAGGGAAATCTCAAATCGAAACTGGGAAAAGCTTTGCTAATGCTCCAGCAGAAGTGATTTCTGCTAGTACAAATGAGATCAGTCAGTCAGAAAATGCAGCTGTCCCATCGCTTGCACAGCAATTGCAACCTGACACTGCAAAGAACTCCAGTGTCACCATGCATATCCATGAAACAAGTAAAGTCAATCAGTTGGCTGCTACAGTTGCTACATTACCAAGGTCGATCCTTCAAAATGATTACAATAAGAAGCCTTCCAATGTACCAATAATGGCTAACCAGGCTAGTGGGTTGGCTGGTGCGACTGCTCCCTTGATTACACCAAAGTTAGAAATCGGAAACATGAAGGACAGTTACAATCCTCTCTCAAATCCTGCTTACACAAGGGCGCTTTTAATCAAGCAGCAAGAGCAGCTGCTTCAGCAATTTAAATTGGGTAGTTCACAGCAGCAGCCGCAGGAACAGCAGCTCTACATAAAAGGGCCAG CTCTGTTTGAGAATGATGACCCGCCACCGGTTGAGCCGCTGGGAACAAGGTGCCAGCTCTGCAAGCTTGATATTGCTTTCCGGCCACAAGGGGATGCTGGCCGTGATGCCAATGCTCCTCCAGTCGTTGCGGTTCTGGCATGCCACCATGTGTTCCACAGCAGGTGCATTGAATCTGTTTACGGACTCGCTGAGCCTGCCGAGTGTCTTGCCTGCCTGGAGCCTGGGGCAGCGCACTGA
- the LOC136467899 gene encoding uncharacterized protein isoform X1: MVQLPSFGKRRAEPATAATVKAEMEIFGYGDGAPHKRVKLPPPPPPRPPQARRSDLSCDVLDEPSPLGLRLRKSPSLLDLIQMKLSQAKSAGEQFDVHNNVSDTPMKKEVRSGAPAAGERLKASNFPANVLRIGSWEYISHYEGDLVAKCYFAKHKLVWEVLHDGLKSKIEIQWSDIIALKATCLDNEQEGILDLVLARPPLFFKETGPQPRKHTQWQAASDFTDGQASFNRRHTLQCPSSLLSKNFEKLIQCDQRLHELSQQPDAVLQTPSFEPKRSIFENPNESKCIDLNGLKYEHEATLPKFTDPVSTCVFSSLSKNVGQPINIGFGAGDFEGTVSEEPKNCNQWNQFKAPELKASISVEDLVNHLGNCKADQRSVGDPPLTINDGKTKEVLEDLVQYLFSDTQSLPASDDKYLMARVDSLYSLLEKDTVPATMRKPECSDDIGINQVDSDGFEEELNSSLAGAKEPLTISRNDSFGELLLNLPPVASIPQFLFNIAENSDK, encoded by the exons ATGGTGCAGCTTCCGAGCTTCGGGAAGCGGCGCGCCGAGCCGGCCACGGCGGCGACCGTCAAGGCGGAGATGGAGATTTTCGGCTACGGTGATGGTGCTCCGCACAAGCGCGTCAaactgccgccaccgccgccgccgcggccgcctcagGCTCGTAGATCG GACCTGTCCTGTGATGTGCTTGATGAACCTAGCCCATTGGGTCTGCGACTAAGAAAAAGTCCATCTCTGCTGGACCTTATTCAGATGAAGCTTTCTCAGGCAAAATCTGCTGGCGAACAGTTTGATGTGCACAACAATGTTTCTGATACACCCATGAAGAAAGAGGTTAGATCTGGGGCTCCTGCAGCTGGTGAACGACTGAAAGCTTCAAATTTTCCTGCAAATGTTTTGAGAATTGGTAGTTGGGAG TACATTTCACACTATGAAGGTGACTTGGTCGCAAAGTGCTACTTTGCAAAGCATAAGCTTGTTTGGGAGGTCCTACATGATGGTCTCAAGAGTAAGATAGAAATTCAGTGGTCAGATATTATTGCTTTGAAGGCAACCTGCCTAGATAATGAACAAGAAGGGATCTTAGATCTAGTG TTGGCTCGCCCACCCCTTTTCTTCAAAGAGACTggtcctcagccaaggaaacatACACAATGGCAGGCTGCGTCAGATTTTACTGATGGACAGGCAAGCTTCAACAG GAGACATACCTTGCAGTGCCCCTCAAGTTTGTTAAGCAAGAATTTTGAAAAGCTCATTCAATGTGATCAACGTCTACATGAATTGAGCCAGCAGCCAGATGCCGTATTGCAAACTCCAAGTTTTGAACCTAAGCGATCTATTTTTGAAAATCCAAATGAATCAAAATGCATTGATCTCAATGGCTTGAAGTATGAACATGAAGCTACTTTGCCCAAGTTCACTGATCCCGTCTCAACATGTGTCTTTTCATCACTCTCCAAGAATGTTGGACAACCAATAAACATAG GATTTGGTGCTGGAGATTTTGAGGGCACTGTTTCTGAGGAACCAAAGAATTGCAATCAGTGGAATCAATTCAAAGCGCCTGAATTGAAGGCATCCATATCTGTGGAGGATTTGGTTAACCATCTAGGTAACTGCAAAGCTGATCAAAGGAGTGTAGGTGATCCTCCTTTGACCATTAATGATGGAAAAACCAAAGAAGTGTTGGAAGATCTTGTTCAATACCTTTTCAGCGATACACAGAGTCTGCCAGCCTCAGATGATAAATATTTGATGGCAAGGGTTGACTCCCTTTACTCTTTGCTTGAGAAAGACACGGTGCCAGCCACCATGCGCAAGCCTGAATGCAGTGATGACATAGGCATAAACCAAGTGGATTCTGATGGCTTTGAGGAGGAGCTCAACTCATCACTTGCAGGAGCCAAAGAACCACTCACCATTTCCAGAAATGATTCTTTCGGGGAGCTGCTGCTTAACCTTCCCCCAGTAGCTTCTATTCCACAGTTCTTGTTCAACATAGCCGAAAATTCTGATAAATAA
- the LOC136464679 gene encoding probable steroid-binding protein 3 yields the protein MATELTAAQLRAYDGTDPSKPIYVSVRGKVYDVTSGRGFYGPGGSYAVFAGREASRALGKMSKDEADVSGDLSGLTDKELGVLADWETKFQAKYPVVARLADA from the coding sequence ATGGCGACGGAGCTGACGGCGGCGCAGCTGCGGGCGTACGACGGCACCGACCCGTCCAAGCCCATCTACGTCTCCGTCCGGGGCAAGGTCTACGACGTCACCTCCGGCCGCGGCTTCTACGGCCCCGGCGGCTCCTACGCCGTCTTCGCGGGCCGCGAGGCCAGCCGCGCCCTGGGTAAGATGTCCAAGGACGAGGCCGACGTCTCCGGGGACCTCTCCGGGCTCACCGACAAGGAGCTCGGCGTCCTCGCCGACTGGGAGACCAAGTTCCAGGCCAAGTACCCCGTCGTCGCCCGCCTCGCCGACGCCTGA